In Hahella sp. HNIBRBA332, the genomic window TGCGAGCAGTCCTGAGTTATTGATCAGACTCAGTCCGTAAGGCCCCACCAGGGCGCCTAGAACGATATAAGCGAGGATAAGAGGTTGTCGCGTAAACAGGGCGACGGAAGCCAAAACCGCGGCGCCGGAAAAGATCAGAAAGAATGAGTAGACGATATTGATTTCCATGGATGCTCCGCTCTCCGCTTCTACCAAAGAGTATCGGCAGTCTCTGTCTAAGTCAAAGTACAACCTGTTGTTCTAAGAAGGAAAAGGTTCATTCATACAGGCGCAAAAAAAGGGTGGACGAGGCCACCCTTTAGAAATTCAGGCGCTAATGTCAGTGCATTCTGCGACGAAACAGGGGTTCCGGTTGATCCACTGACGCTTGATAAGTCACAGAAAAATCTGTGAGTCCGGCCAACGCTTTCTCTGCATCGCGGTCCGCTCTCACTGCGAAGGCGTCAAAGCCGCAGCGCTTCATGAAGAAAAGCTGGTCCATGAGTACGTCGCCGATTGCGCGCAGCTCGCCTGTATAGTGAAGTTGCTCGCGCAGGATGCGTGCGATGGAGTAGCCGCGACCGTCAGCGAACTTCGGAAAGTTCACGGCGATCACGTTGAAGTGGCTTAAATCTGCGCCAATGGCGTCAGGCTCTTCATCGCTATCCAGCCAAACGCCGGTTTGCTCTGGGGCTCTCGCCAGCAGCTGTTCTCTCTGCGCCAGCCAGGTGCTCAGCGGAATGATTACTTTGCCGGTCGGAACGGTTTGCTCCGCAGGCGCATCGGCTTTGTCCAGAACAGTCCAATCGTCAGCGACGACCGCCGCGTTCTTAATTAGGTTTGGCATAAACGCGCTCCTTGAACGGGGTGATGCCGATGCGGCGGAAGGTGTCGATAAACAGTTCGTCGTCATTGCGGCTGGAGACGTATACATCAAGAATCTTCTCAATGACGTCCGCCATCTGCTCGCGAGCAAACGACGGCCCCAGAATTTGCCCCAGAGACGCATCCTGTCCTGAGGCGCCGCCCAAGGATACCTGATACCACTCCTCGCCCTTCTTATCCACGCCCAATACGCCGATGGCGCCGACATGGTGATGGCCGCAAGCATTCATGCAGCCGGAGATGTTCAGATCGATATTGCCGAGGTCGTACAGGTAGTCCAGGTTGTCGAAACGCTCCTGAATCGCCTCCGCCACCGGGATAGACTTGGCGTTCGCGAGAGAGCAGTAATCGCCGCCAGGGCAGCAGATAATATCGGTCAGCGTACCCAGGTTGGGAGTGGCGAAGCCGAGTGATTTGATGGCTTCCCACAGCTCGAACAATTTGCTCTGTTCAACGT contains:
- a CDS encoding DUF934 domain-containing protein, whose amino-acid sequence is MPNLIKNAAVVADDWTVLDKADAPAEQTVPTGKVIIPLSTWLAQREQLLARAPEQTGVWLDSDEEPDAIGADLSHFNVIAVNFPKFADGRGYSIARILREQLHYTGELRAIGDVLMDQLFFMKRCGFDAFAVRADRDAEKALAGLTDFSVTYQASVDQPEPLFRRRMH